A DNA window from Iodobacter ciconiae contains the following coding sequences:
- a CDS encoding aspartate carbamoyltransferase catalytic subunit yields MLTRMLMYNPQLNAQGELIHLLTTEGLPKRILTQILDQAAQYVDNGELLNNKWQDLAGTSVFNLFFENSTRTRTTFELAAKRLSGDVSSLNIQASSTAKGETLLDTIHNLEAMGANLFVVRHSESGAAHLIARHVKKGIAVVNAGDGRHAHPTQALLDMFTIRHFKGDFTKLRVAIVGDVLHSRVARSQIHALSTLGCPEIRVIAPKTLLPTGIEQLGVHVYHDMAEGLKDVDVIAMLRLQNERMAGAFLPSTQEFFKYYGLTPEKLVLAKSDAIVMHPGPMNRGVEIDSAVADGPQAVILPQVTFGIAIRMAVLAIVARNQKANK; encoded by the coding sequence ATGCTGACAAGGATGCTGATGTATAACCCGCAGTTAAATGCTCAAGGTGAGCTGATCCACCTGTTAACGACTGAAGGCCTGCCTAAGCGCATCCTGACCCAAATTCTCGATCAGGCAGCCCAATACGTTGACAATGGCGAATTACTAAATAATAAATGGCAGGATCTGGCTGGAACTTCTGTTTTTAATCTGTTTTTTGAAAACTCAACCCGTACCCGCACTACTTTCGAGCTGGCAGCGAAGCGTTTGAGCGGCGATGTTTCCAGCCTTAATATTCAAGCCTCCAGCACCGCCAAGGGCGAGACCCTGCTCGATACCATTCATAATCTGGAAGCCATGGGTGCCAATTTATTTGTTGTGCGCCATTCAGAATCAGGAGCTGCGCATTTAATTGCCAGGCATGTAAAGAAAGGCATTGCGGTAGTCAATGCAGGCGATGGCCGCCATGCTCACCCTACGCAAGCCCTGCTGGATATGTTCACCATTCGCCACTTTAAGGGCGACTTTACCAAGCTGCGCGTAGCGATTGTCGGGGATGTTTTGCATTCACGTGTGGCGCGCTCGCAAATCCATGCGCTGAGCACTTTGGGCTGCCCGGAAATCCGTGTGATTGCGCCTAAAACGCTATTGCCTACGGGGATCGAGCAGCTGGGTGTGCACGTATACCACGATATGGCCGAAGGCCTGAAAGACGTCGATGTAATTGCCATGCTGCGTTTGCAAAATGAGCGCATGGCGGGGGCTTTTTTGCCATCGACTCAGGAATTCTTTAAGTATTACGGTCTTACCCCGGAAAAACTGGTGCTGGCGAAATCGGATGCCATCGTGATGCATCCCGGCCCGATGAATCGTGGTGTAGAAATCGATTCTGCTGTGGCCGATGGCCCGCAGGCAGTGATTTTGCCGCAGGTGACTTTCGGTATTGCTATACGCATGGCGGTGTTAGCAATTGTGGCCCGTAACCAGAAAGCGAATAAATAA
- the ruvX gene encoding Holliday junction resolvase RuvX, which translates to MSTLLAFDFGEVRIGVAVGSSELGIAHPVETITAEGNERRFARVEQLIREWQPASLIVGLPSYLDGTPHEMTRLSRKFANRLHGRFGLPVFLVDERLSSAAATSALNEAGVRGRRQKPALDQVAAMQILQTYLDSPATGEALSHRSAEVSVDHADKDADV; encoded by the coding sequence ATGAGTACTCTGCTGGCTTTTGATTTTGGTGAAGTGCGGATTGGCGTAGCCGTTGGCTCATCCGAGCTGGGTATTGCTCATCCGGTAGAAACGATCACCGCAGAAGGAAACGAGCGCCGTTTTGCAAGGGTTGAGCAGCTGATTCGGGAGTGGCAGCCTGCAAGTCTGATTGTGGGTCTGCCTAGCTATTTGGACGGTACTCCACACGAGATGACGCGTCTTTCACGCAAATTTGCCAATCGCCTGCACGGGCGCTTTGGCCTGCCGGTGTTTCTGGTGGATGAGCGTTTGTCGAGCGCTGCTGCCACTAGTGCTTTGAATGAAGCGGGTGTCCGTGGCCGTCGTCAAAAGCCAGCTCTTGATCAGGTGGCTGCCATGCAGATTTTACAAACCTATCTTGATTCTCCCGCCACCGGCGAGGCGCTCAGTCATCGTTCGGCCGAGGTTTCTGTTGATCATGCTGACAAGGATGCTGATGTATAA
- a CDS encoding YqgE/AlgH family protein: MNFSRHFLIAMPSLVDPIFSRALTFVCEHNEHGAMGVIVNRPLGMTLSSLFEQIDIELHRPDMGALSVHFGGPVQTDRGFVLHTPLGSWQSSLAVSDEMGLSTSRDVLQALGDGEGPDQVFLTLGYAGWDAGQLENEIAQNSWLTVEADPQIIFNLPPEARYAAALGLLGIDIAMLSKEAGHA; this comes from the coding sequence ATGAACTTTTCTCGTCATTTTTTGATTGCGATGCCTAGCCTCGTCGATCCGATTTTCTCCCGAGCCCTGACCTTTGTGTGCGAGCACAACGAGCATGGTGCCATGGGCGTAATTGTGAACCGGCCGCTGGGTATGACGCTTTCCTCTTTGTTTGAGCAGATCGATATCGAGTTGCATCGCCCCGATATGGGGGCTCTTTCGGTGCATTTTGGCGGGCCGGTGCAAACCGATCGTGGCTTTGTGCTGCATACCCCGCTGGGCAGCTGGCAATCTAGCCTGGCTGTTTCGGATGAGATGGGCTTGTCTACTTCAAGAGATGTTTTGCAGGCGCTGGGGGACGGCGAGGGGCCGGATCAGGTGTTTTTAACCCTGGGCTATGCGGGTTGGGATGCAGGGCAGTTAGAGAATGAGATTGCACAGAACTCCTGGCTTACGGTAGAAGCCGATCCTCAAATTATTTTTAATTTACCGCCCGAAGCACGTTATGCCGCGGCCTTGGGTTTGCTGGGTATTGATATTGCAATGTTGTCCAAAGAAGCAGGCCACGCTTAG